Proteins found in one Aquibium microcysteis genomic segment:
- a CDS encoding cytochrome b: MTGYSKLQIGVHWAVVAMIAAQWATSGAIPRTHNPLLPPSPSDLLLHMVHNYNGMAIGCLVLVRIALRLSRSTDRSQARRTPMELAALAVHWGIYASLAAQAATGLIASYLWGPAAGVHRAIWNVTLVLIALHVTAAAWHGFRRDGVVGRMLPLRTRTISGELQRPVR, from the coding sequence ATGACCGGATACTCGAAACTTCAGATTGGCGTTCACTGGGCAGTCGTCGCGATGATCGCCGCCCAGTGGGCAACGTCTGGCGCTATCCCACGCACCCACAATCCGCTGCTTCCCCCATCGCCCTCTGACCTGCTTCTGCATATGGTCCACAACTACAATGGGATGGCGATCGGTTGTCTCGTCCTCGTCCGGATTGCGCTGCGGTTGTCGCGGAGCACAGACCGCTCACAGGCTCGCCGAACTCCGATGGAGCTGGCAGCACTCGCGGTTCACTGGGGCATTTACGCCTCCCTGGCCGCACAGGCCGCGACGGGGTTGATCGCCTCGTATCTCTGGGGGCCGGCCGCGGGTGTCCACCGGGCGATCTGGAACGTCACCCTCGTTCTGATCGCTCTGCACGTGACGGCTGCTGCCTGGCATGGCTTTCGGCGCGACGGCGTGGTCGGCCGGATGCTGCCTTTGCGGACGCGAACGATCAGCGGCGAGCTTCAGCGTCCCGTTCGTTGA